A genomic region of Saccopteryx bilineata isolate mSacBil1 chromosome 1, mSacBil1_pri_phased_curated, whole genome shotgun sequence contains the following coding sequences:
- the LOC136324881 gene encoding tripartite motif-containing protein 10-like gives MASAPSVSSLQDEVNCPICQGALREPVTIDCGHNFCRGCLARYCEIPSPDPEEPLTCPLCKEPFRPGSSRPNWQLASVVESIERLQLAAGPGAEEDACPEHGEKLYFFCEDDERQLCVVCREGAAEHRAHTVRFLQDAAGPYREQIQKCLECLRKEREEILEVQSREDQRIQVLLTQVATKRQRVISEFAYLSQFLEEQCSVLLAQLQRLDGDILQQRDEFEVLVRGELGRFSALIAELEEKKDKPARELLTNIRSTLIRCETRKCRKPEAVSPELGQRIRDFPQQALLLRREVKTFLEKLCFELDYEPARVSLDPQTSHPKLLLSEDQQRARFSYKWQNSPDNPQRFDRATCVLAHGGFAAGRHSWVVSVDLAQGGSCTVGVVSEDVKRKGELRLRPEEGVWALRLAWGFVSALGSFPTRVILKEQPRQVRVSLDYEVGWVTFANAVTQEPIYTFTASFAQKVFPFFGLWGRGSSFSLSS, from the exons ATGGCCTCGGCCCCTTCGGTGTCCAGCCTGCAGGACGAGGTGAACTGCCCCATCTGCCAGGGCGCCCTGCGGGAGCCGGTCACCATCGACTGCGGCCACAACTTCTGCCGCGGCTGCCTGGCTCGTTACTGCGAGATCCCGAGCCCGGACCCCGAGGAGCCGCTCACCTGCCCGCTCTGCAAGGAGCCTTTCCGCCCCGGGAGCTCCCGGCCCAACTGGCAGCTGGCCAGCGTGGTGGAGAGCATCGAGCGGCTGCAGCTGGCCGCGGGGCCGGGCGCGGAGGAGGACGCCTGCCCGGAGCACGGGGAGAAGCTCTACTTCTTCTGCGAGGACGACGAGAGGCAGCTGTGCGTGGTGTGCCGGGAGGGGGCGGCGGAGCACCGCGCGCACACGGTGCGCTTCCTGCAGGACGCGGCCGGGCCCTACAGG GAACAGATTCAGAAGTGTCTTGAGTGtctaagaaaagagagagaggagattctAGAAGTCCAGTCAAGAGAAGATCAAAGGATACAAGTCCTCCTG ACCCAGGTGGCCACCAAGAGGCAGCGGGTCATCTCCGAGTTTGCCTATCTGAGCCAGTTCCTGGAGGAGCAGTGCAGCGTCCTCCTGGCCCAGCTGCAGAGGCTGGACGGGGACATCCTGCAGCAGAGGGACGAGTTCGAGGTCCTGGTCCGCGGGGAGCTGGGCCGGTTCAGCGCCCTGATCGCAGAGCTGGAGGAGAAGAAGGACAAGCCCGCCCGGGAGCTCCTGACG aATATCAGAAGCACTCTGATAAG GTGTGAAACCAGAAAGTGCCGAAAACCAGAGGCTGTGTCCCCTGAGCTGGGCCAGAGGATCCGGGACTTCCCCCAGCAGGCGCTCCTGCTGCGGAGGGAGGTGAAGACGTTCCTGG AAAAACTGTGCTTTGAGTTGGACTATGAACCAG CCCGCGTCTCGCTGGACCCGCAGACCTCCCACCCCAAGCTCCTCTTGTCTGAGGACCAGCAGCGCGCTCGGTTCTCCTACAAATGGCAGAACTCGCCAGACAATCCCCAGCGTTTCGACCGGGCCACCTGTGTCCTGGCCCACGGGGGCTTCGCGGCGGGGAGGCACAGCTGGGTGGTGAGCGTGGACCTGGCCCAGGGCGGCAGCTGCACCGTGGGCGTGGTCAGCGAGGACGTGAAGCGGAAGGGGGAGCTCCGGCTGCGGCCCGAGGAGGGGGTGTGGGCCCTGCGGCTGGCCTGGGGCTTCGTCTCGGCCCTGGGCTCCTTCCCCACGCGGGTCATCCTCAAGGAGCAGCCCCGGCAGGTGCGGGTGTCGCTGGACTACGAGGTGGGCTGGGTGACCTTTGCCAACGCGGTCACCCAGGAGCCCATCTACACCTTCACTGCCTCCTTCGCCCAGAAGGTGTTCCCCTTCTTTGGGCTCTGGGGCCGGGGGTCCAGTTTCTCCCTGAGCTCCTGA